The Humulus lupulus chromosome 4, drHumLupu1.1, whole genome shotgun sequence genome has a window encoding:
- the LOC133830160 gene encoding probable Ufm1-specific protease, whose protein sequence is MENQEDHRSVRVLCPKLLLYKNQPGLQWLIGSPFFPPLTVFSTVKCIHFDHHSSSPDYNQESDDLRTLLLKGFDIVGALIAKNSDIETNAAEAIDSARRLRKLLNGVGVDKKEVLGVVADSDTGEIHFFASNSANSAGLERVDSVVYEDCPEKYLWERGCLLSCELPIKLPLYYPVHNSSDAEKVFQRATKGVIAKLKDPKIAYIVETTTQTSGEIPQPVILRGGQLDDSKDISHFKEGAQDSDAKLVTCSHFCLNNKSGSSVYSAENADKIQVSILINSSEKTPKVAAPTAQYVPAIEETKLLVVDFKLQVLSYATKDLPLMFAVSELIVPGLIDQFNSMKNTILPKLLDKHPQLHSYHFNPPGVLHPINVIYELNYGETEMKQVEVRKALHLRLGLPLDRPLLRAANALNFFTSHGVKSDSIKKGSTLLKDVHIGIPSSGVSGGTLSLVQGSYEYYHYMHDGFNDSGWGCAYRSLQTIISWFRLQHYTSTEVPSHREIQQSLVDIGDKDPNFVGSREWIGAIELSFVLDKLLGVSCKIINVRSGAELPEKCRELALHFENQGTPIMIGGGVLAYTLLGVDYNEVSGDCAFLILDPHYTGNDERKKITSGGWCGWKKAVDSKGKNFFLHDKFYNLLLPQRPNMV, encoded by the exons ATGGAGAACCAAGAAGACCACAGAAGCGTTCGAGTTTTATGCCCTAAGCTCCTTCTCTACAAGAACCAACCTGGCCTTCAATGGCTGATCGGATCCCCATTCTTCCCTCCCCTCACAGTATTCTCCACCGTCAAATGCATCCACTTTGATCATCATTCATCTTCCCCGGATTACAATCAAGAATCAG ATGATCTTCGAACCTTGCTACTGAAAGGATTTGACATCGTTGGAGCTTTGATTGCTAAAAATTCCGATATCGAAACGAATGCCGCCGAGGCTATTGATTCTGCTCGCAGGCTCAGAAAGCTTCTTAATGGCGTGGGAGTGGACAAGAAAGAAGTTCTGGGAGTAGTGGCAGATTCAGACACTGGGGAAATTCACTTTTTCGCTTCAAATTCGGCGAATTCCGCGGGTCTCGAACGCGTTGACTCTGTGGTCTATGAGGATTGTCCTGAGAAGTATCTTTGGGAGAGAGGTTGCTTGCTAAGCTGTGAACTTCCTATTAAGTTGCCACTCTATTATCCTGTACACAACTCTTCTG ATGCGGAGAAGGTATTTCAGCGTGCAACTAAAGGTGTTATAGCCAAGTTAAAGGACCCAAAGATTGCATACATTGTAGAAACAACAACGCAAACTTCTGGTGAAATACCTCAACCAGTTATTCTGCGCGGTGGACAGTTGGACGATAGTAAAGATATATCACATTTCAAAGAAGGTGCTCAAGATTCTGATGCGAAGTTGGTAACATGTTCACACTTCTGTTTGAACAATAAATCTGGCTCTTCAGTGTATTCTGCTGAG AATGCAGATAAAATCCAAGTAAGCATTCTCATTAACAGTTCAGAGAAAACTCCAAAAGTAGCTGCACCTACTGCACAATATGTTCCAG CTATTGAAGAAACCAAACTGTTGGTTGTGGATTTTAAGCTTCAAGTGCTCAGTTATGCAACCAAGGATCTTCCCCTTATGTTTGCAGTTTCAGAGTTAATTGTCCCAGGGTTAATTGATCAGtttaattcaatgaaaaataCTATTTTGCCCAAACTCTTAGATAAGCATCCTCAG CTGCACTCTTATCACTTTAATCCTCCGGGGGTTCTTCATCCAATAAATGTTATCTATGAACTTAATTATGGGGAGACAGAAATGAAGCAAG TTGAAGTTAGGAAAGCCCTACACTTGAGGTTGGGTTTACCACTTGATCGTCCCCTCCTAAGAGCTGCTAATGCTCTGAACTTTTTTACATCTCATGGTGTAAAGAGTGACTCAATAAAGAAAG GTTCTACATTGCTGAAGGATGTCCATATTGGAATTCCAAGTAGTGGTG TTTCAGGAGGCACTTTATCTCTCGTTCAAGGTTCTTATGAATATTACCATTACATGCATGATGGTTTTAATGATTCG GGTTGGGGTTGCGCTTATCGTTCTTTACAAACCATCATTTCATGGTTCCGCCTCCAACACTATACATCTACAGAAGTTCCCTCACATAG GGAAATACAGCAATCACTTGTTGATATTGGTGACAAAGATCCTAATTTTGTTGGGTCACGTGAATGGATAGGTGCCATTGAGCTGAGTTTTGTTTTGGACAAACTGTTGGGG GTCAGTTGCAAAATCATAAATGTAAGATCTGGAGCTGAACTACCTGAGAAATGTCGGGAGCTGGCCTTGCATTTTGAGAATCAAGGAACCCCAATCATGATTG GTGGTGGAGTACTTGCATATACCCTTCTAGGAGTTGATTACAATGAAGTTAGCGGAGATTGTGCGTTTCTCATACTCGATCCCCACTATACGGGCAACGACGAGCGCAAGAAAATCACAAGCGGCGGATGGTGTGGGTGGAAAAAGGCTGTTGATAGCAAGGGGAAGAATTTCTTCTTACATGATAAGTTTTATAATCTTCTGCTGCCACAGAGGCCTAACATGGTTTGA